The Desulfurispora thermophila DSM 16022 nucleotide sequence GCTTTGCTGGCCATTTTCCTGGACCGGGCGCTGGGCTACCTGGAACGCCGGGTGGCGCCGCCCGCCCAGCGGGCTTGAGGAGGAGCGGTTCGGGTGAATGAAGGGGGGGGAAGAGCAGAGGGTAGCACGGTACAGTCCAGGGTAGGTGTAATAAAGGGGAAGATTTGTGAATTTTTAGAAAGGGGTAGGCTTGATGAAAAAGTTTTTCAAGTACAGTTTAATGCTCCTGCTGGCGCTGGCGCTGCTGGCCAGCGCGGTGGGCTGCGGCGGTAGCCAGAGCGGTCAGCAGGCCGAAAAAGCCGCTTCCGGCAGCAATGCGGCCGGGGAGAAGAAACCCACCATTGTCATTGGCTCCAAGACCTTCACCGAGGCTTTGCTGCTGGGCACCCTGACCTACCAGTACCTGCAGCACCTGGGCTATCCGGTGGAGAACAAGGTGGGACTGGGCGAACTGGCGGTGATCCGGCCGGCCCTGGAATCCGGGCAGATCAGCGGCTACTGGGAATATACTGGCACGGTACTGATCAACGTGATGAAGCACGAGCCCAGCTTCAATGAAGAGGCCTGCTTCCAGCTGGTCAAGGAGTGGGATGCCAAGAACGGCCTGGTCTGGCTGGACTATGCGCCGCTCAACGACACCTACGGCATCATGGTGCGCAAGGACATCGCCCAGAAATACAACCTGACCAAGACCTCGCAGTTGATTGAGCTGATCAAAAAGGGCGAACCCATCCGCTTTGTGAGCACCCAGGAGTACAACGAGCGGCCCGACGGCCTGGCCCACTTTGAAGGGGTTTACGGCTTCAAGTATCCCAAAAAGCTGCTCATCAACGCCGCTCTCAATGTGGGCTATGAGGCGTTGAAGGCCAAACAGGCCGAAGCCGGTCTGGCCTTCACCACCGACGCCCGGGTCAAGGCCTACGACCTGGTCATGCTGGAAGACGACAAGAAAGCCTTCCCGGTGTACAACGCCGCGCCGGTCTTCCGCAAGGAGATCATCGATGCTTATCCCCAGCTGCCCGAGCAGATGAAGAAGCTGAGCTCTTTGTTGGATGACGCCACGATTATGGAATTAAACAAGCAGGTGGATGTGGACAAGAAGACGGTGGAGGAAGTGGCCAGGGAGTTTTTGAAGCAGAAAGGTTTGATTAGTTAACCTGGTTTATAGCGTGGGTGTGCATCCTTCGCACACCCGCTTGCACTCACCTGACAGTTGTTGAATAAAACAAGCGAGAAACAGCCGGCTGCTTTGGATGAGCGGCCGGCTGTACCTTACATAGGAGGAGGGTGGCCGATGGGCATTTATCAAGGTGATCTGGTTTATGTAAACCTGAGCACGGGTGAGGTAAGGCGCCGGCCCTGTGCGGAAGAAGTGCTGCGGGCTTTCCTGGGCGGGCGCGGCCTGGCCACATATATTTTGCTGCGCTATCTGTCCGGCACGGTAGCGCCGCTGGCGCCGGAAAACATTCTGGTGCTGGCCCCCGGCCTGCTGGGCGGCAGCCGCATGATCACCACGGGCCGGCTGCACATTGCCGCCCGCTCGCCCCTCACCGGGCTGATTGGTTCCTCCAACGGCGGGGGCAAGTTTGCCGCGCGGCTGCGGGCGCTGGGCATTGTGGCCCTGGTGGTCACGGGCCGGGCGGAACGGCCGGTGTACATCCGTCTGGACGAGGAGCGGGTGAGCATTGAAGACGCCACCGCGCTGTGGGGGCTGAAAACCCACGCGGCGCGCCAGCTGATTAAAGAACGGGAGGGCGAGGGGGCGGAAGCGGTTTTAATCGGCCCGGCCGGGGAGAACCTGTCGGCTTTAGGCTGTGTGGCCACGGCGGTGGGGCACGCGGCGGGCCGCACGGGCATGGGTGCGGTGATGGGCTCCAAACACTTAAAGG carries:
- a CDS encoding ABC transporter substrate-binding protein, which translates into the protein MKKFFKYSLMLLLALALLASAVGCGGSQSGQQAEKAASGSNAAGEKKPTIVIGSKTFTEALLLGTLTYQYLQHLGYPVENKVGLGELAVIRPALESGQISGYWEYTGTVLINVMKHEPSFNEEACFQLVKEWDAKNGLVWLDYAPLNDTYGIMVRKDIAQKYNLTKTSQLIELIKKGEPIRFVSTQEYNERPDGLAHFEGVYGFKYPKKLLINAALNVGYEALKAKQAEAGLAFTTDARVKAYDLVMLEDDKKAFPVYNAAPVFRKEIIDAYPQLPEQMKKLSSLLDDATIMELNKQVDVDKKTVEEVAREFLKQKGLIS